A segment of the Huiozyma naganishii CBS 8797 chromosome 12, complete genome genome:
CGAACCAGACCGGGAAGGGTAAGATTGCGTCACATTACGCGCTGTGTGTAGTTGGAGACCGTAACGGGATGGTCGGGCTCGGGGAGGGCAAGTCCCGTGCGGACATGGCGAAAGCATTGGGGAAGGCCCATTGGGACGCTATCCGGAACCTGACTGCCGTCGAACGGTTCGAGGACCGTACGGTGTTGCGGGACACGGATTACAAGTTCCATGGGTCTCGGCTGTTCGTGCGGCGGCGCGAGGCAGGGTTCGGCGTTCGCACTAACCATGTCATCTTCGAGATATGCCAACTCGCGGGGATCAAGGACCTCAGTGCGAAAGTGTACGGTTCCCGTAACGAGATGAACATCGCGAAGGGGTTCCTAGAGCTTCTGACGACCGCCCAGGGATCTCTGAGGGATATCGCCGCTGGGAGAGGCAAGAAGATCGTCGACGTGAGGAAGACCTACTACGGTGGGGGGTGGAACCAAGAGAACTCAAttgcacacacacacacacacacacacatgTACATAGGCAAGATGGGACACCATGCCCACCCAGACATAAGTAGCCACGACGCAGGACCTCTGTGTCCCTCGCCATCCATCACTTTAACACCATATTCTATAAAGAACAGACCT
Coding sequences within it:
- the MRPS5 gene encoding mitochondrial 37S ribosomal protein uS5m (similar to Saccharomyces cerevisiae MRPS5 (YBR251W); ancestral locus Anc_7.170), which gives rise to MWRRLMSSAGRAGKSAPLAPYYSAEMLKAVELGESVLPSWMREGAGAGGAGGRDDVARVDGFWDYDPRVPHEHAAQTGSQQVYTPSNSGVQGNGTARPLPPPGSNGAVYPDEVLQLATQTRISKMALLAAGIHRQTQTDPAYVSRRLQMKPLVLKRVSNQTGKGKIASHYALCVVGDRNGMVGLGEGKSRADMAKALGKAHWDAIRNLTAVERFEDRTVLRDTDYKFHGSRLFVRRREAGFGVRTNHVIFEICQLAGIKDLSAKVYGSRNEMNIAKGFLELLTTAQGSLRDIAAGRGKKIVDVRKTYYGGGWNQENSIAHTHTHTHMYIGKMGHHAHPDISSHDAGPLCPSPSITLTPYSIKNRPLNTRDHRGSALTNGKVSTRQR